Proteins from a genomic interval of Lolium perenne isolate Kyuss_39 chromosome 1, Kyuss_2.0, whole genome shotgun sequence:
- the LOC127338602 gene encoding cytochrome P450 89A2-like encodes METVEALALVAAVLFCLAVLRRSTSPAVQLVRDPAVAHRLLNENADALSNRPSAGLLTALATWTRRPDRTETISTSTYGSHWRSLRSNLTAGFLSPSRLAALAPLQRDAAQDLVTGLSAGEVVMREHLDRAMFAMATRLCFGDGVEESCVRAMQRVMDDITQAMDDTVSFDGSTLGKITHWRTLRRLFGLFVPLGVLVRPLIAAARARKNTESRHSYVDSLIDIRIPNDVDAKRALEDDEILGLVAEFLATNTGVIVACLEWTLANLAIQPEVQKKLRREIDEAVEGEANAWLSEKALRDMPYLRAVVLESLRVHPPSPHGSAWTEPDQFRPERFLPGGEAEDVGQMPGRSEIRMMPFGGGRRFCPGSNMAMLQAKFFLAALVRHFEFAPPSCGVDLTEVGGFNNVMKKPLRVRVTRRALP; translated from the exons ATGGAAACAGTTGAGGCTCTTGCCCTCGTAGCCGCCGTGCTCTTCTGCCTAGCCGTCCTCCGGCGAAGCACCAGTCCTGCCGTCCAGCTGGTCAGGGACCCTGCCGTTGCCCACCGCCTCCTCAATGAGAACGCCGACGCTTTATCGAACCGGCCGTCCGCTGGCCTTCTCACTGCTCTGGCGACCTGGACTCGCCGTCCGGATCGGACAGAGACCATATCGACCTCGACCTACGGCTCGCACTGGCGATCGCTCCGGTCCAACCTCaccgccggcttcctcagcccctCGCGCCTCGCCGCCCTCGCCCCGCTGCAGCGCGACGCCGCCCAAGACCTCGTCACCGGCTTGTCCGCGGGAGAGGTGGTCATGCGGGAACACCTCGACCGCGCCATGTTTGCGATGGCCACGCGGCTGTGCTTCGGCGACGGCGTGGAGGAGAGCTGCGTGCGCGCCATGCAGCGCGTGATGGACGACATCACGCAAGCCATGGACGACACAGTCTCGTTCGACGGCTCGACGCTGGGCAAGATCACGCACTGGAGGACGCTGCGCCGTCTATTCGGCTTGTTTGTCCCGCTGGGCGTGCTGGTGCGCCCACTCATCGCGGCGGCGCGGGCACGCAAGAACACCGAGTCCCGGCACTCGTACGTGGACTCGCTCATCGACATCCgcatccccaacgacgtcgacgccAAACGTGCGCTCGAAGACGACGAGATCCTGGGCCTCGTGGCCGAGTTCCTCGCCACCAACACTGGGGTGATCGTGGCCTGCCTCGAGTGGACACTCGCCAACCTGGCCATCCAGCCGGAGGTCCAGAAAAAGCTGCGCCGCGAGATCGACGAGGCGGTGGAAGGTGAGGCCAATGCATGGCTATCCGAGAAGGCCCTCCGCGACATGCCGTACCTGCGTGCCGTCGTGCTCGAGAGCCTCCGCGTGCACCCGCCTTCGCC GCACGGGAGTGCGTGGACGGAGCCAGACCAGTTCAGGCCGGAGCGGTTCCTGCCGGGAGGCGAGGCGGAGGACGTCGGCCAGATGCCGGGGCGGAGCGAGATCAGGATGATGCCGTTCGGAGGCGGGAGGAGGTTCTGCCCGGGATCCAATATGGCGATGCTGCAGGCCAAGTTCTTCCTGGCCGCGCTCGTGCGACACTTTGAGTTCGCGCCGCCCAGCTGCGGCGTCGACCTCACGGAGGTGGGTGGGTTCAACAACGTGATGAAGAAGCCGCTGCGTGTGCGCGTCACTCGGCGCGCGTTGCCCTAG